In Arthrobacter sp. CJ23, the genomic window GCGCCATCGGAACAGGCCTGTTCATGGGCTCGGGCAAGACCATTTCCGTGGCCGGACCCTCCGTGATCTTCGTGTACATGATCATCGGCTTCATGCTGTTCTTCGTCATGCGCGCCATGGGGCAGCTGCTGCTGTCCAACCTGAACTACAAGTCCTTCAGCGACTTCGCCGCGGACCTGCTGGGCCCCTGGGCCGGCTTCTTCACCGGCTGGACCTACTGGTTCTGCTGGGTGGTCACCGGAGTTGCCGACGTCATTGCGATCGCAGGCTACGCCAATGAGCTCATGCCGGGCATCCCGCTCTGGATCCCGGGCGTGGGCACCATCGCCATCCTGCTCCTGCTGAACCTGCCCACGGTCAAGGCCTTCGGCGAGACCGAATTCTGGTTTGCGCTCATCAAGATCGTGGCCATCGTCGCTCTGATCGCCGTGGGCCTGGTGATGATCTTCACCGGCTTCCAGTCCTCCGCAGGCACTGCAAGCTTCACCAATCTCTGGAGCCACGGCGGCCTCTTCCCCAAGGAATTCATGGGCTTCGTGGCCGGCTTCCAGATCGCCGTGTTCGCCTTCGTGGGCATCGAGCTGGTGGGCACCGCCGCAGCCGAAACCAAGAACCCGGAGCACAACCTGCCCCGCGCCATCAACGCGATCCCGGTGCGCGTCATGCTCTTCTACGTAGGCGCCCTCATCATCCTGATGTCCGTCACCCCGTGGACCGAGTTCAAGGCCGGCCACAGCCCCTTCATCGGCATGTTCTCCCTGGCCGGACTCGGCATGGCCGCCATGGTGGTCAACCTGGTCGTGCTGACCTCGGCGATGTCCTCGGCCAACTCCGGCATCTACTCCACCTCGCGCATGGTGTTCGGCCTGGCGAACGACGGCGATGCCCCCAAGGTGTTCGGCCGCCTGTCCCGCCGCAAGGTCCCGCAGAACGCGCTGTTCCTGTCCTGCGTGCTGCTGCTGGCCGGCGTCGTGCTGCTCTACGCGGGCAAGGACGTGGGCGTCGCGTTCGACATGGTCACCACCGTGTCCGCGGTCTGCTTCATGTTCGTCTGGTCCATCATCCTGGCCAGCTACCTCGTCTACCGGAAGCGCCGGCCCGGGCTCCACAAGAGCTCCACCTTCAAGCTGCCCGGCGGCATCCCGATGGTCTGGGTGGTCTTCGCCTTCTTCGCCTTCCTGATCTGGGCCCTGACCACGCAGCCGGACACGCTCACGGCACTGCTGGTGACGCCCATCTGGTTCGCGGTCCTGGGCGCGGCCTACGCCGTGGTCCGCAAGTCCCCGCTCCACCAGGCCCGCGTGGCCGAGTGGAAGGCGATGGCCGAGGCGGAAACCGCGGCGGCGCGCTAAGCCCCACACGCCAAAGCCCGACGCCGGCACCCACCATGGGTGCCGACGTCGGCCATCTTTAGGATGGTTTACGCCTCGGCCTTGCGCTCCTCGATCAGCTTCTGCACCTGCGCGAACAGCGGGTGCGCGGGCGGCAGCTCGGTGATGCGTTCCACCGCCTCGGCGGAGTCCATCTCGGCGAGCATCCGGGCGAGCTCCACGGCTTCGTCGTCCGCGCCGTCGTCGAAGCGCAGGGCCGCAGCCATCGCCTCAAGCAGGGCCACAGGCGTGACGCCGCGCTCGGCGAGTTCCGCGGCCGGGCCGATGAACCGTTCATGCCGGCCCAGCTTGCGCAGCGGGGCACGGCCCACCCGGTTCACGGTGTCCGGCAGGTGCGGGTTGGTGAAGCGGGACAGGATCTTCTGCACATAGGCTTCCTGCTCGGCCTCCACAAAGCCGTGTTTGGCCACCAGCAGCTGCTTGGTTTCCTCCAACACGGCCCGGACCTTCGCAGCCACAGACGGATCGGCCATGGCGTCCGAGATCTTTTCCAGGCCGGCGGCGTAGCCGAAGTAGGCGGCCGAGGCGTGGCCCGTGTTGACCGTGAACAGCTTGCGCTCAATGTACGGGCCGAGCTCGTCCACGAACGTCGCCCCGGGAATAACGGGCGCCTTGCCGTCGAACGGCGTGCGGTCGATGACCCACTCGTAGAACGTCTCCACCGTGACGTCCAGGCCCTGGCCCGGCGCCTGGTTGGGGACGATGCGGTCCACTGCGGTGTTCGCGAACACCGCGACGGCGTCGAGCTCGCCCGCGCCTTCGCCGGTACCGGCGTCCCACGCGCCACGGATTTCCAGGTGCAGGAGGTCCGTGGCGTTGATGGCGTTCTCGCAGGCCATGACCTGCAAAGGCGGCAGCGACGGCGAACGGCCGGCCAGGCCGCGCGCGATCACGGGAGCCACGAACTTGAGGATGTGCGGCCCCACCGCCGTGGTGACCACGTCCGCCGTCGCGATTTCCGCGACGACGGCATCTTCTTCGCTGCCCGAGTTGAGGGCGCGGAACCCGGAGACGGTCTTCACCGCGGGGGTCTCGCCCACCTCATGGACCTGGTAGCTGTCTGCTGCGGCGAGCTGGCTGATCAGGGCGTCCGCGACGTCGGCGAACACCACCTCGTACCCGGCCTCGTGCAGCAGCAGGCCGACGAAGCCCCTGCCGATGTTCCCGGCCCCAAAATGGACTGCCTTCACTATGCGTTGACCTTCCCGAACAGCTCCAGCACTTCCTCAACCGTGGTGGCTTCCTCAAGCTGGGCCACCTGGGCCTTGTTGGTGAAGATCTTGGCGATCGAGGACAGGATGTGGAGGTGCTCGTTGTTCATGCCGGCCACGCCGACGACGAACTTGACCTGCTTGCCGCCCCAGTCGATGCCCTGCGGGTAGCGGACGATCGACACGGCCGAGTGCATGATGTGGCTCTTCGCTGCATTGGTGCCGTGCGGGATGGCCAGGAAGCTGCCCATGTACGTGGAGACGGATTCCTCGCGCTCGTGCATGGCCTGCAGGTAGGCCGTGTCCACGGCGCCGCGGGCGAGCAGCAG contains:
- the cycA gene encoding D-serine/D-alanine/glycine transporter, whose amino-acid sequence is MSDQTTTGQRTASSRDSEPHLSRSLSNRHIQLLAIGGAIGTGLFMGSGKTISVAGPSVIFVYMIIGFMLFFVMRAMGQLLLSNLNYKSFSDFAADLLGPWAGFFTGWTYWFCWVVTGVADVIAIAGYANELMPGIPLWIPGVGTIAILLLLNLPTVKAFGETEFWFALIKIVAIVALIAVGLVMIFTGFQSSAGTASFTNLWSHGGLFPKEFMGFVAGFQIAVFAFVGIELVGTAAAETKNPEHNLPRAINAIPVRVMLFYVGALIILMSVTPWTEFKAGHSPFIGMFSLAGLGMAAMVVNLVVLTSAMSSANSGIYSTSRMVFGLANDGDAPKVFGRLSRRKVPQNALFLSCVLLLAGVVLLYAGKDVGVAFDMVTTVSAVCFMFVWSIILASYLVYRKRRPGLHKSSTFKLPGGIPMVWVVFAFFAFLIWALTTQPDTLTALLVTPIWFAVLGAAYAVVRKSPLHQARVAEWKAMAEAETAAAR
- a CDS encoding mannitol-1-phosphate 5-dehydrogenase, with the translated sequence MKAVHFGAGNIGRGFVGLLLHEAGYEVVFADVADALISQLAAADSYQVHEVGETPAVKTVSGFRALNSGSEEDAVVAEIATADVVTTAVGPHILKFVAPVIARGLAGRSPSLPPLQVMACENAINATDLLHLEIRGAWDAGTGEGAGELDAVAVFANTAVDRIVPNQAPGQGLDVTVETFYEWVIDRTPFDGKAPVIPGATFVDELGPYIERKLFTVNTGHASAAYFGYAAGLEKISDAMADPSVAAKVRAVLEETKQLLVAKHGFVEAEQEAYVQKILSRFTNPHLPDTVNRVGRAPLRKLGRHERFIGPAAELAERGVTPVALLEAMAAALRFDDGADDEAVELARMLAEMDSAEAVERITELPPAHPLFAQVQKLIEERKAEA